From one Melospiza melodia melodia isolate bMelMel2 chromosome 6, bMelMel2.pri, whole genome shotgun sequence genomic stretch:
- the CPT1A gene encoding carnitine O-palmitoyltransferase 1, liver isoform encodes MAEAHQAVAFQFTVTPDGIDLRMSHEALKQIYLSGVYSWKKKFIRFKNGIITGVYPASPSSWLIVVVGVMSTMYAKIDPSLGIIAKINRTLDTTGYMSNQTQNIVSGVLFGTGLWVALIVTMRYSLKMLLSYHGWMFSEHGKLSAGTKFWMTLVKLFSGRKPMLYSFQTSLPRLPVPAVKDTVNRYLESVRPLMDDEKFKRMEGLAKDFAFNLGPRLQWYLKLKSWWATNYVSDWWEEYIYLRGRGPIMVNSNYFAMDFLSLYPTTLQAARAGNVIHAILLYRKKLDRQEIKPILLMGSTVPLCSAQWERMFNTSRIPGEESDTLQHVKDSKHIVVYHKGRYFKVWLYHDGRLLRPREIEQQIQRILEDDSEPQPGEEKLAALTAGDRVPWAKARQAYFSRGKNKQSLDAIEKAAFFVTLDDMEQGYRKEDPVKSLNAYAKSLIHGKCYDRWFDKSFTLIIFKNGRMGLNAEHSWADAPIVGHLWENVMATEYLELCYSVDGHCRGDPNPNIPIPTKLQWEIPEECQEVIEKSLSTAVALADDVDFCSFCFDGFGKGLIKKVKTSPDAFVQLALQLAHYRDMGKFSLTYEASMTRLFREGRTETVRSCTVESCRFVKAMEDPTESRENTLKLFRQAADKHQHLYRLAMTGAGIDRHLFCLYVVSKYLAVDSPFLKEVLSEPWRLSTSQTPQQYIDLKKNPEMLSSGGGFGPVADDGYGVSYMILGEDFIHFHVSSKISCSETDSHRFGMNIKKALVDIMALFNLSKNCTK; translated from the exons ATGGCGGAAGCTCATCAGGCAGTAGCTTTTCAGTTTACAGTAACTCCAGATGGGATTGACCTGCGTATGAGCCATGAGGCACTCAAACAGATTTACCTCTCTGGTGTCTATTCATGGAAGAAGAAGTTCATCAGATTCAAG AACGGAATTATCACCGGTGTTTACCCTGCTAGCCCATCTAGCTGGCTTATTGTAGTTGTGGGTGTGATGTCAACCATGTATGCTAAAATTGATCCTTCCTTAGGGATAATAGCCAAGATCAACAGAACACTTGATACAAC TGGCTATATGTCAAACCAAACACAGAACATTGTGAGTGGAGTACTTTTTGGCACAGGGCTTTGGGTTGCCCTTATTGTCACAATGCGCTACTCCCTGAAAATGCTGCTCTCCTACCATGGCTGGATGTTCTCTGAGCATGGCAAGCTTAGTGCTGGCACCAAGTTTTGGATG ACCCTTGTAAAACTTTTCTCAGGGCGTAAACCCATGCTATACAGTTTCCAGACATCATTACCACGATTGCCAGTTCCAGCTGTTAAAGACACAGTTAATAGG TATCTGGAGTCAGTTCGACCACTTATGGATGATGAAAAGTTCAAAAGAATGGAGGGTCTTGCCAAAGATTTTGCTTTTAATTTGGGACCAAGGCTTCAGTGGTATTTGAAGCTAAAATCCTGGTGGGCCACCAATTAT GTTAGTGATTGGTGGGAAGAATACATATACCTTAGAGGACGTGGACCAATCATGGTTAATAGCAACTATTTTGCAATG GACTTCCTTTCTTTATATCCCACAACCCTGCAGGCAGCTAGAGCTGGTAATGTTATCCATGCCATCCTGCTCTATCGGAAAAAACTGGACAGACAAGAAATCAAGCCA ATTCTTTTGATGGGATCCACTGTTCCACTCTGCTCAGCTCAGTGGGAAAGGATGTTTAACACTTCCCGTATCCCGGGAGAGGAATCAG ATACCCTCCAGCATGTGAAAGACAGCAAGCACATTGTTGTGTACCACAAGGGCCGTTACTTCAAAGTGTGGCTGTACCATGATGGCAGACTGTTGAGACCCCGAGAAATTGAACAGCAAATACAGAGAATTCTTGAGGATGATTCAGAACCTCAGCCTGGTGAAGAGAAACTTGCAGCTCTTACTGCAGGAGATAG agtaCCATGGGCTAAGGCTCGTCAGGCTTATTTTAGCCGTGGAAAGAACAAGCAGTCCTTAGATGCTATTGAGAAAGCAGCATTTTTTGTGACATTGGATGACATGGAGCAGGGGTACAGGAAGGAGGACCCAGTGAAGTCACTGAATGCATACGCAAAATCATTGATACATGGCAAATGTTATGACAG GTGGTTTGATAAGTCATTCACTCTTATAATATTCAAAAATGGCAGAATGGGTCTGAATGCAGAGCACTCCTGGGCAGATGCTCCTATTGTTGGACACCTGTGGGAG AATGTGATGGCAACTGAGTATCTTGAACTGTGCTATTCAGTAGATGGACATTGCAGAGGAGATCCCAATCCCAATATTCCCATTCCTACCAAACTGCAATGGGAAATTCCAGAAGAA tgCCAAGAAGTGATTGAGAAGTCTCTGAGCACTGCTGTAGCTCTAGCAGATGATGTGGACTTCTGTTCATTTTGTTTTGATGGTTTTGGGAAAGGACTAATAAAGAAAGTGAAAACCAGCCCTGATGCCTTTGTGCAGCTTGCCCTGCAGCTCGCTCACTACCGG gACATGGGAAAGTTTTCTCTAACATATGAAGCATCCATGACACGCCTGTTCCGAGAGGGCAGGACCGAAACGGTTCGCTCGTGCACGGTGGAGTCCTGTCGTTTTGTCAAAGCCATGGAAGACCCCACTGAAAGT AGGGAAAATACGCTGAAGCTTTTCCGGCAGGCAGCTGACAAGCACCAGCACTTGTACCGCCTCGCCATGACGGGGGCGGGCATCGACCGCCACCTCTTCTGCCTCTACGTCGTGTCCAAGTACCTCGCTGTAGATTCTCCTTTCCTCAAGGAA GTTTTGTCAGAGCCTTGGAGGCTGTCAACGAGTCAGACACCCCAGCAGTACATTGATCTGAAGAAGAACCCGGAGATGCTGTCCTCTGGTGGAGGGTTTGGACCA GTGGCTGATGATGGCTATGGTGTTTCTTACATGATCTTGGGTGAAGATTTCATCCATTTCCATGTCTCCAGCAAAATATCTTGTTCTGAGACG gatTCTCATCGCTTTGGAATGAACATCAAGAAAGCACTGGTTGACATCATGGCTTTATTTAACCTCAGTAAAAACTGTACCAAGTGA